The proteins below are encoded in one region of Ephemeroptericola cinctiostellae:
- a CDS encoding phage tail assembly protein, producing MLTIFKPREEHPMSHVVTLKKGLPIKGNRHTTLTLREPFVDDLVAVEADGVMAYQSNTFRRALIARCIENVDGFAGDITPSMLGRLSMTDWNILQRGFDVAEEEGKPEAASE from the coding sequence ATGCTGACCATATTTAAACCACGCGAGGAGCATCCCATGAGCCATGTTGTCACCTTAAAAAAAGGCTTGCCGATCAAAGGCAACCGACACACCACCCTCACTTTGCGCGAGCCGTTTGTCGATGACTTGGTGGCCGTCGAAGCCGATGGGGTGATGGCCTATCAATCTAATACGTTTCGCCGCGCCCTGATTGCCCGATGCATCGAAAATGTTGACGGTTTTGCGGGTGACATCACGCCCAGCATGCTGGGCCGCCTGTCGATGACCGACTGGAATATTTTGCAGCGCGGATTTGACGTGGCAGAAGAAGAGGGGAAGCCCGAGGCCGCCAGCGAATAG